Part of the Engystomops pustulosus chromosome 4, aEngPut4.maternal, whole genome shotgun sequence genome is shown below.
gcaaatcggaaatattcgggtaacacgtcgggaaaacgcgaatcgggcccttagtaaatgacccccagtgtctcaaTGCAAGGTGTTCATATATTATGGGatcaaaaaactaaataaaacatagataaagtgctgcgtgcagaaaatagcagctagtggtgtagatacacaattcaagtagatacaataaagcagtacatcacattatattacctagtgtagagcatgaagaggagagaccacaaacgccccacgcgtatcgcccgtctggcgggcttcctcaggggataaggaAAGGGAAATCAACCAGCTATTTAAATCATCCAGTCCCGCccaaactgcagattgaaagcagtagAGGAGACACAAACTCCATTCCCAACAAAGCTTAGGAACTGTCTCCAGACATGTAggtgctataatattcatacagcgcaGGACCCATGGAAGTCTTATCTGCCCCTGCTCACACTCTCTATCATATATTTCTTCAATGATGTATCATCATTCAACTTGTTCAATTCTTGTTTTTCCCTGTGTATTGCATATCCAGCTTGATACCGCTAATGTTTCTCATGCCActtctttatcctcatagactgtaagctcttgtgtcaccccctcatcctcatagactgtaagctcttgtgtcaccccctcatcctcatagactgtaagcttttgtgtcctcccctcatcctcatagactgtaagctcttgtgtcaccccctcatcctcatagactgtaagctcttgtgtcaccccctcatcctcatagactgtaagctcttgtgtcacccctcatcctcatagactgtaagctcttgtgtcacccactcatcctcatagactgtaagctcttgtgtccccctcatcctcatagactgtaagctcttgtgtcccccctcatcctcatagtctgtaagatcttgtgtcacccctcatcctcatagactgtaagctcttgtgtccccctcatcctcatagactgtaagctcttgtgtcaccccctcatccccatagactgtaagctcttgtgtccccctcatcctcatagactgtaagctcttttgtcaccccctcattcccatagactgtaagctcttgtgtccccctcatcctcaaagactgtaagctcttgtgtcaccccctcatccccatagactgtaagctcttgtgtccccctcatcctcatagtctgtaagctcttgtgtcacctcctcctcctcatagactgtaagctcttgtgtccccctcatcctcatagactgtaagctcttgtgtccccctcatcctcatagactgtaagctcttgtgtcacccctcatcctcatagactgtaagctcttgtgtcaccccctcatcctcatagactgtaagctcttgtgtcaccccctcatcctcatagactgtaagctcttgtgtcacctcctcatcctcatagactgtaagctcttgtgtcaccccatcatcctcatagactgtaagctcttttatcacccctcatcctcatagactgtaagctcttgtatcaccccctcatcctcatagactgtaagctcttgtgtcaccccctcatcctcatagactgtaagctcttgtgtcaccccctcatcctcatagactgtaagctcttgtgccccccccccctcatcctcatagactgtaagctcttgtgtcactccctcatcctcatagactgtaagctcttgtgtcaccccctcatcctcatagactgtaagctcttgtgtcaccccctcatcctcatagactgtaagctcttgtgtcaccccctcatcctcatagactgtaagctcttgtgtcctcctcatcctcatagactgtaagctcttgtgtcccccctcatcctcatagactgtaagctcttgtgtcctcccctcatcctcatagactgtaagctcttgtgtcacaccctcatcctcatagactgtaagctcgtgtcccccctcatcctcatagactgtaagcttttgtgtcacctcctcatcctcatagactgtaagctcttgtgtcccccctcatcctcatagactgtaagccctccctcctattgttccatatgactgtttatactatataatgtaatattatgtttgtatatttctcctatgatttgtaaaactgcagaatatgatggcgatatagaaataaatattattattataattattattattatattttatttcagcATTTGATAAAGGTCCCTTTGGATACGACATGACAGTAATGTGGAATTTGTTGTTGTGATTCATTTAACCTTTAAAGTATCTAAAGGAGCTTGGGCTTTATTTTCTGCCCAATTTTATGTCCTGTGTCCATGGCAATGGATTGTCCAAGACTCTGTAGTTTCGAGCAAAATTGTCTCCTTGTGCCCCAGTAATGGCTCCTCCTTGTGAATAATATCAGGTTCATTTTAGAAGACATGGAAAGGAACAACATAACGTCAGTCGTCCTTCTTGGATTTCCCGGCCTCCACAGCTTCCGACTTGCCTTGTTTCATCTACTCATCTTTATTTATCTCACTACAATCAGTGGGAACCTCTTGGTCATCGCGCTGGTGTCCTCCACAAGAAGCCTCCACtgccccatgtacttcttcttgACGCAGCTCACCACATCTGACCTCATCCTGTCCTCGGACATTGTCCCGAACATGGTCCTTGTGGTTCTGAACACTGGCTCCTCCATAACGCTCCCTGCATGTGTCACGCAGCTGTTTTTCTTTGCGTTTTCTGAAGCCTCGGAGTGTTTTCTATTGACGGTGATGTCTTATGATCGATATCTGGCCATATGTCACCCTCTGCACTATGACTCCATAATGAGCTCTGTGGTTTGCATTACATTCATAGTTTCCTCCTGGATCTTAGGTTTTTCTGTAGCATTGACTCAATCAGTCAATATATCACAGCTTCACTTCTGTAGGTCCAATGTCATTGACCACTTCTTTTGTGAGATTGATCCCATCTTAGATCTGTCTTGTTCCAGTGTGTTCATGATAAAGGTTCTGGCACTAGTCCTCTGCTTCCCGGTACTGGTGTGCCCATTCCTTATAGTCATTGTCTCCTACGTGTACATTGTCTTTACCATCCTGAGACTCCAGTCCGTCACTCAGAGGCTGAAGGCTTTCACCACCTGTGGCTCCCACCTCTCCGTGGTGTCCATCTTTTATGGTGCGCTCTTC
Proteins encoded:
- the LOC140128754 gene encoding olfactory receptor 11L1-like, giving the protein MERNNITSVVLLGFPGLHSFRLALFHLLIFIYLTTISGNLLVIALVSSTRSLHCPMYFFLTQLTTSDLILSSDIVPNMVLVVLNTGSSITLPACVTQLFFFAFSEASECFLLTVMSYDRYLAICHPLHYDSIMSSVVCITFIVSSWILGFSVALTQSVNISQLHFCRSNVIDHFFCEIDPILDLSCSSVFMIKVLALVLCFPVLVCPFLIVIVSYVYIVFTILRLQSVTQRLKAFTTCGSHLSVVSIFYGALFSIYLTPQTAQSAVLRKIFSMVYTVLTPLVNPLIYSLRNKDIKEAMRKHILL